In Thermococcus profundus, the genomic stretch AGGCCCTGCTTTGAAGCGATTACAACGTCCACCAAATCCTTGTAACGGTAGCCCTCCATAAGGGGGACCACAGCGCCGATCGGGTGTATCTCGAAGTTCATCTTGCTAAGTTCTCTCGCGGCGTACGTCCTGAGGTCTGGATAGGTCGACCCCTGAACCGCGGCGTTCATGGCTATCTCCTTGATCCCCTCCGCTTCCTTTGCCCTCTCCAGCGTTATCCTGAGGTCTTCCTCCGCCTTCTCCCTCGGAGTGTCCGGCGGCGTTGGGATGTCAAGGAAGGTGCCGATATCGACGCCGATATCGTGCTGGAACCTCACTATCTCGCCGTTGGTGACCTCGACACCCCCGTAGCGCATGAGCTGGAAGGAGCCGGAGTCGACCTCGATTATCCCGTCGTAGTCGAGTAGTTTATGAATCCCCTCTTCCAGCGCCCTCTCCCTGAGTTCGGGGGTTTTGTAGATGATGTAGGAGTTGGTTATGACCATCCCAAAGCCCATCTCTTTGAGCTCTTTCGGAGCTACGATGAGCTGTTTGGGGTTTATTACCGGCATTATGGCGGGGGTTTCTATGGTCTTCCCGTTTACGGTCAGCTTCCCAATCCTTCCCGCGGCGTCTCGCGCCTTAACCTCGAATCTGAAATCAGCCATTTTCTCACCCCCTCTAATTTGGTGGAGCCCTTTAAAAAGCTTCAAAGGATTGCGAACAGCTTGACGAGCAGAAAAGCTAAAAGCCCTGCCCCAAGGGGAGCCGTTATCCATCCTCTAAGAATCCCTTTCAGGGCCTTTTTGTTGACCGGACCACCCTTGTAGAGACTCACACCCGATATGGCGCCCACTATGGCCTGACCTGAGCTTACGGGAATCCCAAAGAGGTTGGCAATTGTAACTGCTAGGGCCGCTCCCATCTGGGCCGAGAAGCCGGATGTCGGACCGAGGGGAGCTAGATCCTTCCCAACGGTCATCATAACCTCGTAGCTGAACGTCAGCGCACCCAGCCCAAGGGCTAGAGCCAGAAGGATCCTCGCAGATGACCCGCCGTCCGCGAGGCCTATCACGTTGGCCAGCTCGTTGGTCCCGAGGTTGAATGAGGCATAGGCGGCCGCTATGAAAGCGAGCCACTTCTGTGTCAGCTCCAGAGTCCCGAGGTGTTTGATCCTGTTGAGAATCATCTTGTAGAGCGCATATATGGCTATGGAGAGGGCCCCCGCCAGAGCCGGCGAGATCACCCAAGTCAGGACGATTTTACCAACTACATACCAGTTAACGGGGAGATCCGATGCGAGTGAAGCTCCAACGAGAGCCCCTATTATCGCCTGAGTGGTAGAGATGGGGTTCCCCCAGAGGCTTGCGAGGGTGACCGCGGAGGCAGCGCTGAAGAGGACCAGTCCTAGGGATAACCAGCCCATACCCCCGGCTAACCCGCTCACCGTGTTGGAAACCCCGGAACCGCCCAGTATGGCGCCCATGGTTACGAACACGGCTATTATAAGCACAGCCCTTTTGAAGCCGATTATTCCGGAGCCCACGGCGGTTCCGACTGCCTTTGCACTGTCGTTTGCCCCTATCGCCCACGCCATAAAGAGGGCAGTCGCTGTCACCAGCATCGCTATCACTATATTCTACCTGCTGACCAATAGTCTATATAGTCTATGTAGCACTGCTGTGATCATTTAAAAGGGTTGCGGTGGACCCTTGGGGATGATAACCCAGCTTCAAAAGGGGAGTTCATTCGGGGAAAGCAAAAATACGCGCTCAATCGAGGGCGAATTAATACATGCACCCCTATCCGCACATATTTTCTTCGATAGTTTTAAATTCCCTACGTACGATTTCTTGCGGTGGTCAAAATGATCAGGAAGGAAAAAATCTACGGTCTAGTAATTTTTACGATCCTGATTTTAGAGCTATCAACGATTCCGTACTCCCTAGCCTACGGAGATAAACTCTGGGAAGGAACCCTCAGCGAGGTGAAGATTAATGTAGGCCAAGCCTCCATCCCCCAGAACTGGATAACCTACGCGGCGGGCAATGAATTCTTTGTGATAGGCGTCGATAACACTGTCTTCCTTTATTCGATCAACGGTACTCTTCTGTGGAAGAACAGCTTCGATTCCCTCAATTCAACGGGCGTTATAACCTCCATCGCCGTTCAAGGTAATACCATAGCACTGTCGGTGGACTCTGGTGCTTATGGCCGCGGAAGTCTGCTCTACCTTCTAAACGCCACTTCCGGTTCAGTTATCTGGGAGAGGAAAACGGCACCCGCAGGATCGTCATACTATTCTGACGTCAGGTACTTCCCCAACTTAATAACAGTGAGCGTGAGCGAGTGGGAAATGCTCCCCAATGGATTCAGAGAGTACGTTCTAGCGTACGATCCAAATGGAAACCTTCTCTGGAACTTCACAGTCCCAAAGGGGAACTTCCCGGTGGTTTCAGTGGCGGACGTAGAGGCAGATGACAAAAACGTTTTTCTGCTTGCCAGCTACGTATCTTCATTAGAACCCCCCGTTGAATTTAACAACCGCTCGTCAACACTGTTTGTGCTGGCTCGCGATTCTGGGGAATTGGTGAGGAGAATAGATTTCGACAATTGGCACGCCAGTGATTTAAGCCTCACCAAAAACGCTATCGTGGTGGCACTGTATCAACTCGTGAACGGAACAAGCATTAAGGGGATCTCCGATTTGGTGGGGCTCTCGTACACCGGAAACATGCTCTGGAACATTACTCTCCCAGGCTTGGTTGCGCTCGATTCCTCCCCGTACGATGACTACATTGCAGTTACCCTAAACAACGTTACCATTAACTTCTTCCCATACTCGAATATAACATCGAAAGGAAGCTATCTCCTACTGATAAAGGACAATGGAACGATAATCGGGTGCGATTTTCCCCATGAGGACTACAACGGAACCAGATACCCACATATCGAGAGTGCCCCTGTTCTGCTCCCAAATACGGGTATGATTTTTACAGCAGAATACCTCACGCGTGGTAAAAGTCTCATGCACCATAATGTTTGGACAAGGGATTGTCCCTCTGAATGTAAACAATTCTTAGACAAAAAATGTAGTGGATATGGTTTTGGATTTGGAGGAAGTGGTTCAATTTCAGGGGGACCATTCTTCGCCCCAGGAGAAAACATTCCAATGTTCAAACCCCTGCTAAGCCCAAACAAAGAGTACCTTCTCTATCTAACAAGAGACGGGGACAGGATTCACGCACTACTATTGAAGACACATGGAATAATTTCGCTAAACGTGCCCCAGTTCTCGGGTCTGAAGGTTAGAATACCTGGAAGTATAATATTTGATTGGGATCTTCATTCACCAGTCTCTTACTGGAGTCTGCCCTGGGGCAATTACACCCTCGAACTCCTCAATGGAACGGAAGTTGTGTATTCAACCACGTTTACACTGAAACCCGACTCTTACACTGAAATCTTCGTTCCATTTGGAAAGCCATTGAAGGAGATACCGCATAAAACTGAATCAGTATCACTGAACGAAACCAAGGTCACCTTCAACGCAACCACGGAGATATACCGGATTGAGGAAGGAGGAAAACCGGCTTACTACATCAACCACAGGGTAAATGTCCTGAAGGTGGAAGGAGACGTTGAGGCGCTCAGAATCATCTTCAACGTGAGCAAGGAGATAGCCCACGACGTCAGCAAGATGAGGCTTCCACCTTCGGCAATAATAATCCAGAGGGAGCCCGTTATAGCATTCGACATAAAGGATCCCAAGGAAGGGAAGGAGTACTCCAAGGGATTCGAGGTTCTCACCAACGCCACCCCCGAGGAAGTGGCCAAGGGGATCATAGTTGAGCACACGGTGATCACCGGAAGCGAGAAAAAAGCCGGACTTTCCCTCGAAGGGGTTAGTCCGCATTCAAACACCACTTCAACTACAACCACCACAACTACTGAAGAGAACAAGGGGGGCACCACTCAGAAAGCCAGTAACAGCAGAACTCCCTACATCCTCGTAGGGCTGGTAGGTCTCGGTGCCCTTGGAGTGTGGCTTTACAGAGGGAAGGGGAAAAAGTGAGGGAAGGCCATGGGCATACCCCTTCTTAACTTCGGCGAAAGGGAGGCGGTGGATGCATCACTCATCGCCCAGGCCATTGGCTTCGCCCTCTACATTCTTTCGTTTTTCGGGTTCCAGATCACCTCACTCTACGTGGATATAGCCCTGCGCATAACTGGACTCTTCCTCGTGTACTCCCTCCTTTCCGAGTTCCTCGGAGATGAAATGAAGATCAAAATAAACCTCCTCCCGCTCTACGTTATAATGCTCTTGACCCAGATAAACCCGATACTCCGCTCGTACTTTCCGCAGGAGGTTCTGATCAGATACGCCGGGATACTCAACGATACCGTCCTCGTGGCGGTCTTCGTTCTCCTTCCCCTGTACCTGTACCTCTCGGGCCTCTGCCTTAATGGAGGAGTGAAGGTGTTTCTCTTCACAGTCATAGTGGCCTACCCAGTTGCCCAACTCTACGACCTATTTGTGAGCAACATCGTTTCCTTCCTAGCAGTTGTATACTTGGCGTATGCTCTCCTTCTACACGTCCCCCGAGGGAAGAAGAGCCCCTGGACGGCCCTCAAACAGACAATCCAGTTCGATGACCTATTCGTGGATGTTTTTCTGGACGTTGCCTCAAGGATGGACAGGAAGTTCTTCCTGGTGTACTCACTCCTCCTCTTCTACCTAACAGCGGACATGATCCTCTACGTTTTTCCGGCAATAACTGGCTATGGAAGACAGGACTGGTACATGAGAATGCTCGATCTGAGCTATCCCCGGATTGAAAACGCTCCTTGGACCCTCTTCTCCACTGTCGCACTCCTCATCATCCTCGCATATCCCCTCCTCCCAGATAGAATCGGTAAAAGAACCGAAACGATGATACTGACATCACCCCTAGCGGTGCTTTTCCTCCTCTTCCCGCCCATAGACGTTAGAACCCTAATAAACCCGAACGCATACGGGGTAGTTCTTGAGATTAAAAGCCCAGCATTTCACCCTGCCCTTTTTACAGGAGCGGTGCTGTTTATGTGGGTGTTTCTGGCCCTCATAGGGCCCAAGGCCGGGGATGGAGTCCTCAAGCTGGT encodes the following:
- a CDS encoding inorganic phosphate transporter, with translation MLVTATALFMAWAIGANDSAKAVGTAVGSGIIGFKRAVLIIAVFVTMGAILGGSGVSNTVSGLAGGMGWLSLGLVLFSAASAVTLASLWGNPISTTQAIIGALVGASLASDLPVNWYVVGKIVLTWVISPALAGALSIAIYALYKMILNRIKHLGTLELTQKWLAFIAAAYASFNLGTNELANVIGLADGGSSARILLALALGLGALTFSYEVMMTVGKDLAPLGPTSGFSAQMGAALAVTIANLFGIPVSSGQAIVGAISGVSLYKGGPVNKKALKGILRGWITAPLGAGLLAFLLVKLFAIL
- a CDS encoding PQQ-binding-like beta-propeller repeat protein, encoding MIRKEKIYGLVIFTILILELSTIPYSLAYGDKLWEGTLSEVKINVGQASIPQNWITYAAGNEFFVIGVDNTVFLYSINGTLLWKNSFDSLNSTGVITSIAVQGNTIALSVDSGAYGRGSLLYLLNATSGSVIWERKTAPAGSSYYSDVRYFPNLITVSVSEWEMLPNGFREYVLAYDPNGNLLWNFTVPKGNFPVVSVADVEADDKNVFLLASYVSSLEPPVEFNNRSSTLFVLARDSGELVRRIDFDNWHASDLSLTKNAIVVALYQLVNGTSIKGISDLVGLSYTGNMLWNITLPGLVALDSSPYDDYIAVTLNNVTINFFPYSNITSKGSYLLLIKDNGTIIGCDFPHEDYNGTRYPHIESAPVLLPNTGMIFTAEYLTRGKSLMHHNVWTRDCPSECKQFLDKKCSGYGFGFGGSGSISGGPFFAPGENIPMFKPLLSPNKEYLLYLTRDGDRIHALLLKTHGIISLNVPQFSGLKVRIPGSIIFDWDLHSPVSYWSLPWGNYTLELLNGTEVVYSTTFTLKPDSYTEIFVPFGKPLKEIPHKTESVSLNETKVTFNATTEIYRIEEGGKPAYYINHRVNVLKVEGDVEALRIIFNVSKEIAHDVSKMRLPPSAIIIQREPVIAFDIKDPKEGKEYSKGFEVLTNATPEEVAKGIIVEHTVITGSEKKAGLSLEGVSPHSNTTSTTTTTTTEENKGGTTQKASNSRTPYILVGLVGLGALGVWLYRGKGKK